The following are encoded in a window of Bacillota bacterium genomic DNA:
- the acsB gene encoding acetyl-CoA decarbonylase/synthase complex subunit alpha/beta, which produces MSRIIAAAAIRGAAGLVARAGADLTGALAAYGPDQRVGFPNTGYYLPVIYGITGRRVERLGDLEPVLETARGLVPAEPAERVWLPYLGGALDAGMAALFAAETIEALRYLTAPGGCSGETAPAPGGLWLGAADDAVLRRRGLEFVDGSAPGFAVCVGAAPSDEAAVRLARECQEKNLYVFMCASSGGRSMAEQLAARGVRMGWETRLVPFGADVTATVFALGFAVRVALSFGGVAPGDYARLLSYTTNRVFAFVLALGAVDDEKIAHAAGALNFGFPVAADTDIPEILPSGVCTYEHVVANVPPESLVGRACEVRGLKIAVNRVPVPVAFGPAFEGETVRRRDMHVEFGGQKAPGFELVRTAGPDAVEDGSITLSGPDVDAVAEGGARPLGIVVDVYGRKMEPDFEPVLERRLHHYLNYAQGVWHIGQRDANWVRISKEAYGRGFRLRHLGDILYAKLKSEFASIVDRVQVRLSTEAGEVEAWRGEAREYYARRDARLAVLSDENVDTFYSCTLCQSFAPTHVCVVLPERVGLCGSVSWLDARAAHEIDPHGCNRPVPKKDVLDAAGGEWASCNEFIRTSSRGTIERVKFYTIMDSPLTSCGCFEAIVCIVPEGNGFLIVNREYAGMTPAGMPFSTLAGSIGGGVQTPGFMGVGKAYLGSRKFLKADGGLARIVWMPAAFREQMRPVLEKRAEEEGLGADFVDRIADETVGTEVEAILAFLEEREHPALSLPPLF; this is translated from the coding sequence ATGTCTAGGATTATTGCCGCGGCGGCCATCCGGGGTGCGGCGGGGCTGGTGGCCCGGGCCGGGGCGGACCTGACCGGGGCGCTCGCCGCCTACGGTCCCGACCAGCGGGTGGGCTTTCCGAATACCGGGTACTACTTGCCGGTTATCTACGGCATCACCGGGCGGCGGGTGGAACGGCTGGGCGACCTGGAACCGGTGCTGGAGACGGCCCGGGGGCTGGTGCCCGCCGAGCCGGCGGAGCGGGTGTGGCTGCCCTACCTGGGCGGCGCCCTGGACGCGGGGATGGCCGCGCTCTTTGCCGCCGAGACCATCGAGGCGCTGCGCTACCTGACCGCGCCGGGTGGCTGCAGCGGTGAGACGGCGCCCGCGCCGGGCGGCCTTTGGCTTGGGGCGGCGGACGACGCCGTGTTGCGGCGCCGCGGCCTGGAGTTCGTCGACGGCTCGGCGCCCGGGTTCGCCGTTTGCGTGGGGGCGGCGCCGTCGGACGAGGCGGCGGTGCGCCTGGCCCGCGAGTGCCAGGAGAAGAACCTCTATGTGTTCATGTGCGCGTCGTCCGGGGGGCGGAGCATGGCCGAACAACTGGCGGCTCGGGGGGTGCGGATGGGTTGGGAGACCCGCCTGGTGCCCTTTGGCGCCGATGTGACCGCGACCGTGTTCGCCCTCGGGTTTGCGGTGCGGGTGGCGCTTTCGTTCGGCGGGGTGGCGCCGGGGGACTACGCGCGGCTCCTGTCCTACACGACCAACCGGGTGTTCGCCTTCGTGCTCGCCCTGGGCGCGGTCGACGACGAAAAAATCGCCCACGCGGCCGGGGCGCTGAACTTCGGGTTTCCGGTGGCGGCCGACACGGACATTCCCGAAATCCTGCCGAGCGGCGTCTGTACGTATGAGCACGTGGTGGCGAACGTGCCGCCTGAGAGCCTGGTCGGGCGGGCCTGCGAGGTGCGGGGCTTAAAGATCGCCGTGAACCGGGTGCCGGTGCCCGTGGCCTTCGGCCCGGCGTTCGAGGGGGAGACCGTCCGGCGCAGGGACATGCACGTCGAGTTCGGGGGGCAGAAAGCGCCGGGTTTTGAACTGGTGCGGACCGCCGGACCGGACGCGGTCGAGGACGGGAGCATCACCCTGTCGGGGCCGGACGTGGACGCGGTCGCGGAGGGCGGTGCCCGGCCGCTGGGAATCGTGGTGGACGTCTACGGGCGCAAAATGGAACCGGACTTCGAGCCGGTGCTGGAGCGGCGCCTGCACCACTACCTGAACTACGCGCAGGGGGTCTGGCACATCGGCCAGCGGGACGCGAACTGGGTCCGGATCAGCAAAGAAGCGTACGGGCGGGGTTTTCGGTTGCGGCACCTGGGGGACATCCTGTATGCTAAACTGAAATCCGAGTTTGCCAGCATCGTGGACCGGGTGCAGGTGCGGCTATCGACGGAGGCGGGCGAGGTGGAGGCCTGGCGCGGGGAGGCCCGGGAATACTACGCCCGGCGCGACGCCCGCCTGGCCGTGCTGAGTGACGAGAACGTCGACACTTTCTACTCGTGCACTCTCTGCCAGTCGTTCGCGCCGACGCACGTCTGCGTGGTGCTGCCGGAGCGGGTGGGACTCTGCGGTTCGGTCAGCTGGCTCGACGCCCGGGCGGCGCACGAGATCGACCCGCACGGCTGCAACCGGCCCGTACCCAAGAAGGACGTTCTGGACGCGGCGGGCGGGGAGTGGGCGTCCTGCAACGAGTTCATCCGGACCAGCTCCCGGGGGACCATCGAGCGGGTCAAGTTCTACACGATCATGGACTCCCCGCTGACTTCGTGCGGCTGCTTCGAGGCGATCGTGTGCATCGTGCCCGAGGGCAACGGGTTTTTGATCGTGAACCGGGAATACGCTGGGATGACTCCGGCGGGCATGCCCTTCTCCACCCTGGCGGGGAGCATCGGGGGCGGGGTGCAGACCCCGGGCTTCATGGGCGTGGGCAAGGCTTACCTCGGCTCCCGGAAATTCTTGAAGGCCGACGGGGGGCTCGCCCGGATTGTCTGGATGCCCGCCGCCTTCAGGGAACAGATGCGCCCGGTGCTCGAAAAACGGGCTGAGGAAGAGGGCCTGGGCGCGGACTTCGTGGACCGGATCGCCGACGAGACCGTCGGCACGGAGGTGGAGGCGATCCTGGCCTTCCTGGAAGAAAGGGAGCACCCGGCCTTAAGCCTTCCCCCCCTCTTTTAG
- the acsC gene encoding acetyl-CoA decarbonylase/synthase complex subunit gamma, producing MALTGLAIYKLLPKTNCKECGQATCLAFAMQIASGKAGLDACPHVSAEARETLSAASEPPVALVRIGSGESALEIGNETVLFRHDKRFVHPTGIGIIVPDTLEDGDLAERVGRVNRLFFDRLGQIHGVDLLAVRCESGDPERYARAVSAAAALTPLNLVLFGAGPETAARSLEAAHARKPLLYAADAENLEPMVALARRYDLPLAVRGRDLDELAELSGRAVQAGHKQLVLDSGAREVGRVLADQTQIRRLAVNKRFRPFGFPTICLAAGADAVPDAAVYIGKYAALVLLDTADPADLLPLITWRLNVYTDPQKPIAIEAKVYEVGNPGPEAPVFLTTNFSLTYFCVRGDVEAARVPAYILPVDTDGTSVLTAWAAGKMAPEKIGTFLESSGIAGRVRHRRLIIPGGIAVLSGKLREATGWEVLVGPRESGAIPAFLKEYWSQ from the coding sequence ATGGCGTTGACCGGACTGGCGATCTACAAGCTCTTGCCGAAGACCAACTGCAAGGAGTGCGGGCAGGCCACCTGCCTGGCGTTCGCGATGCAGATCGCCTCGGGCAAGGCCGGACTGGACGCCTGCCCGCACGTGAGCGCCGAGGCGCGGGAGACGCTGAGCGCCGCCTCGGAACCGCCGGTGGCTCTGGTGCGGATCGGCTCCGGTGAAAGCGCCCTGGAGATCGGCAACGAAACGGTGCTGTTCCGGCACGACAAGCGGTTCGTGCACCCCACCGGGATCGGGATCATCGTCCCGGACACCCTGGAAGACGGCGACCTGGCGGAGCGGGTCGGCCGGGTGAACCGGCTCTTTTTCGACCGGCTGGGGCAGATTCACGGGGTCGACCTCCTGGCGGTGCGCTGCGAATCCGGCGACCCGGAGCGTTACGCGCGTGCGGTGAGCGCGGCGGCCGCGCTCACGCCGCTCAATTTGGTGCTTTTCGGCGCGGGGCCGGAAACGGCGGCGCGCTCACTCGAGGCGGCGCACGCGCGCAAGCCGCTCCTGTACGCCGCCGACGCGGAGAACCTGGAGCCGATGGTGGCGCTGGCCCGCCGCTACGACCTGCCCCTGGCCGTGCGGGGCCGGGACCTGGACGAGCTGGCCGAACTCTCCGGGCGGGCGGTTCAGGCGGGCCACAAGCAGTTGGTGCTGGACTCCGGCGCCCGGGAGGTGGGCCGGGTGCTCGCCGACCAGACGCAGATCCGGCGTTTGGCGGTGAACAAGCGTTTCCGCCCCTTCGGCTTTCCGACCATCTGCCTGGCCGCCGGTGCGGACGCCGTGCCGGACGCCGCCGTGTACATCGGGAAGTACGCGGCGCTGGTGCTTCTCGACACCGCCGACCCGGCCGACCTCCTGCCGCTGATCACCTGGCGGCTGAACGTGTACACCGACCCCCAGAAACCGATCGCCATCGAGGCCAAAGTGTACGAGGTCGGGAACCCCGGGCCCGAGGCCCCGGTGTTTTTGACCACCAATTTCTCGCTGACCTATTTTTGCGTGCGCGGCGACGTGGAGGCGGCCCGGGTGCCGGCCTACATCCTGCCGGTCGACACCGACGGCACCTCGGTGCTCACCGCCTGGGCGGCCGGCAAGATGGCCCCCGAGAAGATCGGGACTTTTCTGGAGTCCTCGGGGATCGCCGGGCGCGTACGGCACCGGCGGCTGATCATCCCCGGGGGGATCGCGGTTTTAAGCGGCAAGCTGCGGGAAGCGACCGGTTGGGAAGTGCTGGTCGGACCGCGGGAGTCCGGGGCGATTCCGGCCTTTTTAAAGGAGTACTGGTCCCAATAG
- a CDS encoding ASKHA domain-containing protein, with the protein MRFLPDEVEVEIREGESVLELAARAGITLRGACGGDGTCGRCLAVLREGAVRDADGVTLAEAEAVFRACRFHPVDGPVVIEVPDASRLHEHLVLTGGGDEDAGPLWAKESAVPIGRQADGPPDDPLLRRVIADVVPPEPGDGGSRGAGTDDWGRLASALARETGGEEVRADLFVLRELPAVLRARDWTVTADLGTAGGPGREVVAVEAGRAAGPAYGLAVDLGTTTVAAELVDLESGRVLGTLGTYNRQAAYGDDVISRIVFAGEHPGGRRQLQEAVINTVNGLVDELRRGCGIGRDAVRAAVCAGNPAMAHLFLGVDPAHIRLEPYTPAANFWPPCRAADVGLDLHPRAPVYVLPGVASYLGGDITGGLTASGFGTDGRAALFVDIGTNGEMVLGDGDWLVGCSCSAGPAFEGGGIACGMRAVAGAVERVGVTPGGFEVVCRTIGDGPPAGVCGSGLIAALAGLRRAGVINRAGQFEPGLETPRFRRGGGEAGGGVSGGAGLEFVLAWARETAHGRDLVLTGADVQNLLRAKAAVFAGLRTLLAAVNLDQREISRVYIAGGFGRFLNLPEAVAVGMLPDIAPERYTFVGNSSLRGARAALLSGRRLAGIGETARRVTYLELGEGTGFMEEYMAALFLPHTDMGLFPSVRERE; encoded by the coding sequence GTGCGGTTTCTGCCGGACGAAGTGGAAGTTGAAATAAGGGAAGGCGAGTCGGTCCTGGAACTGGCGGCGCGGGCCGGCATCACCCTGCGCGGCGCCTGCGGGGGCGACGGCACTTGCGGCCGCTGCCTGGCGGTGTTGCGGGAGGGCGCCGTCCGCGACGCCGACGGAGTGACGCTCGCCGAGGCCGAGGCTGTGTTCCGGGCCTGCCGGTTCCACCCGGTGGACGGCCCGGTGGTGATCGAGGTGCCGGACGCCTCGCGGCTGCACGAGCACCTGGTGCTGACCGGCGGCGGGGACGAGGACGCCGGACCGCTTTGGGCCAAGGAAAGTGCCGTACCTATTGGCAGGCAAGCGGACGGGCCGCCGGACGACCCTCTTTTGCGCCGGGTGATCGCGGACGTTGTGCCGCCGGAGCCCGGGGACGGGGGCAGCCGGGGGGCGGGGACGGACGACTGGGGGCGGCTGGCTTCGGCGTTGGCGCGGGAGACCGGCGGGGAGGAGGTCCGGGCGGACCTTTTCGTGCTCCGGGAACTGCCGGCCGTGCTGCGGGCGCGGGACTGGACGGTGACGGCGGATTTGGGAACGGCCGGGGGGCCGGGCCGCGAGGTGGTGGCGGTGGAGGCGGGCCGGGCGGCGGGGCCGGCGTACGGGTTGGCGGTGGACCTGGGGACCACCACGGTGGCGGCAGAACTGGTCGACTTGGAGAGCGGCCGGGTGCTGGGCACGCTCGGCACCTACAACCGTCAGGCCGCCTATGGGGATGACGTGATCTCCCGGATTGTTTTTGCCGGGGAGCACCCCGGAGGACGGCGTCAGCTCCAGGAGGCGGTCATAAACACGGTGAACGGCCTCGTCGACGAGTTGCGGCGCGGGTGCGGGATCGGCCGGGACGCGGTCCGGGCCGCCGTTTGCGCGGGCAACCCCGCGATGGCCCACCTCTTTCTGGGGGTGGACCCGGCCCACATCCGGCTGGAGCCGTACACCCCGGCGGCGAATTTCTGGCCGCCGTGCCGCGCGGCAGACGTGGGGCTTGACCTTCACCCCCGGGCGCCCGTGTATGTATTGCCCGGCGTGGCCAGCTACCTCGGCGGGGACATTACGGGCGGGCTGACGGCCTCCGGGTTCGGCACGGACGGGCGGGCGGCGCTTTTCGTGGACATCGGGACCAACGGGGAAATGGTTTTAGGAGACGGGGACTGGCTGGTCGGCTGCTCCTGCTCGGCCGGACCGGCCTTCGAGGGCGGCGGGATCGCCTGCGGGATGCGGGCCGTCGCCGGGGCGGTCGAACGGGTGGGGGTCACGCCCGGCGGATTTGAAGTGGTGTGCCGGACCATCGGGGACGGTCCGCCGGCCGGGGTGTGCGGTTCGGGGCTGATCGCGGCCCTGGCGGGCTTGCGGCGGGCCGGGGTGATCAACCGGGCCGGGCAGTTTGAACCGGGTTTGGAAACACCCCGTTTCCGGCGGGGCGGCGGCGAAGCCGGCGGGGGCGTTTCCGGCGGGGCGGGGCTTGAGTTCGTACTGGCCTGGGCGCGCGAGACGGCGCACGGCCGGGACCTCGTGCTGACCGGGGCGGACGTTCAAAACCTGTTGCGCGCCAAGGCGGCGGTGTTCGCCGGGCTGCGCACGCTCCTGGCCGCCGTGAACCTCGACCAGCGGGAGATCAGCCGGGTATACATCGCCGGCGGGTTCGGGCGGTTTTTAAATCTGCCTGAGGCCGTAGCCGTCGGGATGCTGCCCGACATCGCCCCCGAGCGGTACACCTTTGTCGGGAACAGTTCCCTGCGGGGGGCGCGGGCCGCCCTGCTGTCGGGCCGCCGTCTGGCCGGAATCGGGGAGACGGCGCGCCGGGTCACCTACCTGGAACTGGGTGAGGGCACTGGCTTTATGGAAGAATATATGGCGGCGCTCTTCTTGCCGCATACCGATATGGGACTTTTTCCATCAGTACGGGAGCGTGAGTGA
- a CDS encoding AAA family ATPase: protein MQIAVAGKGGVGKTTFTALVVRELVSTGNVPVLAVDADANANLAEALGVAVEGTVADVLAELSGDRSSRPGGMTKAEYMDFRLHQVMAESPAVDLMVMGGPEGPGCYCYANNLLRGLMERKARDYPFLLLDNEAGLEHLSRRTTREVDLLFVVSDATVRGLRSAQRIHRLAGSLELGIKRIFLVVNRVGGGGARAALEGPVAATGLEVAGWVPQDPAVEAWDLEGRPFMTLPDDAPAVAAVREIVRRLVLGRPDDANRGSARA, encoded by the coding sequence ATGCAGATTGCGGTGGCCGGCAAGGGCGGCGTGGGCAAGACCACCTTCACGGCGTTGGTGGTCAGAGAGCTGGTGAGTACGGGGAACGTCCCGGTGCTGGCGGTGGACGCGGACGCGAACGCGAACCTGGCCGAAGCGCTCGGCGTCGCGGTCGAGGGCACGGTGGCCGACGTGCTGGCGGAACTGAGCGGCGACCGGAGTTCCCGGCCCGGGGGGATGACTAAGGCGGAGTACATGGACTTTCGCCTGCACCAGGTGATGGCTGAGTCCCCGGCGGTGGACCTCATGGTGATGGGCGGGCCGGAAGGGCCGGGGTGTTACTGCTACGCCAACAACCTCCTGCGGGGCTTAATGGAGCGCAAGGCGCGCGACTACCCCTTCCTGTTGCTGGACAACGAGGCCGGCCTGGAGCACTTGAGCCGCCGCACCACGCGGGAGGTCGACCTCCTGTTCGTGGTCAGCGACGCCACGGTGCGCGGCCTCCGGTCGGCCCAGAGGATTCACCGGCTGGCCGGGAGCCTCGAACTCGGGATCAAGAGAATTTTCCTGGTCGTGAACCGGGTGGGCGGCGGCGGGGCGCGCGCGGCATTGGAAGGGCCGGTCGCGGCGACCGGGCTGGAGGTGGCCGGCTGGGTGCCCCAGGATCCGGCGGTGGAGGCGTGGGACCTGGAAGGGCGGCCGTTTATGACGCTGCCGGACGACGCCCCGGCGGTCGCGGCCGTGCGGGAGATCGTGCGCCGCTTGGTGCTGGGGCGGCCGGACGATGCGAACCGGGGATCGGCACGGGCGTAA
- a CDS encoding acetyl-CoA decarbonylase/synthase complex subunit delta, with amino-acid sequence MAVEIVRERWKGRVCEMVLGREPRIVRAGGDTSLPFIHFEGRPARPVTALEVQDIDPGDWPEVLRQEFDGVLGDPAAWARRCVELGADLVLLRLAGTHPENLDTRPEAAAETARRVAEAVEVPLVVLGSTVEEKDARVLPVVAEALEGRNCLLGQATVENYKTVVAACVAYGHCVAATSPLDINLAKQLNILITEMNLPPERIAMDPSIGPLGYGLEYAYSIIERKRLGALTGDRMLAPPVICLVGEETWKTREAQVEDAAEWGEQLRRAVLWETVTAVTLALAGGSIFVFRHPESLARFNREVDALMRVAEGGAVT; translated from the coding sequence ATGGCCGTAGAGATTGTGCGCGAGCGGTGGAAAGGGCGGGTGTGCGAGATGGTGCTGGGCCGCGAGCCCCGCATTGTGCGGGCGGGCGGCGACACCTCCCTGCCGTTCATTCATTTCGAGGGGCGGCCGGCCCGGCCGGTGACGGCGTTGGAGGTGCAGGACATCGACCCGGGCGACTGGCCCGAGGTGCTGCGTCAGGAGTTTGACGGGGTGCTGGGCGACCCGGCGGCGTGGGCGCGCCGGTGCGTGGAGTTGGGTGCGGACCTGGTCTTGCTCCGGCTGGCCGGAACCCACCCGGAGAACCTGGACACCAGGCCGGAGGCGGCGGCAGAGACCGCCCGGCGGGTGGCCGAGGCGGTGGAGGTGCCGCTGGTTGTGCTGGGTTCCACCGTGGAGGAGAAAGACGCCCGGGTCCTGCCCGTGGTGGCGGAGGCCCTGGAAGGGCGGAATTGCCTGCTGGGGCAGGCCACCGTGGAAAACTACAAGACCGTGGTGGCCGCGTGCGTGGCCTACGGGCACTGCGTGGCGGCCACGTCACCCCTGGATATCAACCTGGCGAAGCAGCTGAACATCCTGATCACCGAGATGAACCTGCCGCCGGAGCGGATCGCCATGGACCCGTCCATCGGTCCCCTGGGGTACGGACTGGAGTACGCTTACTCGATCATCGAACGCAAACGGCTCGGTGCACTGACCGGAGACCGGATGCTGGCCCCGCCGGTAATCTGCCTGGTGGGCGAGGAGACCTGGAAGACCAGGGAGGCCCAGGTGGAGGACGCGGCGGAGTGGGGGGAGCAGCTGCGGCGGGCGGTGCTGTGGGAGACCGTGACGGCGGTGACGCTGGCTCTGGCCGGCGGCTCCATCTTCGTGTTCCGGCACCCCGAGTCGCTGGCCCGCTTCAATCGGGAAGTCGACGCCCTGATGCGCGTTGCTGAAGGAGGCGCAGTAACTTGA
- a CDS encoding methyltetrahydrofolate cobalamin methyltransferase: protein MILIGERINGMFRDIREAVQERRPGPVAERARLQAGAGAHYLDLSTGPAVDAGEQPAVMEWLVRVAQEATGLPCCLDSVNPEAIEAGLRVHRGKALINSTSADQERMDLLFPLALRYGAAVIGLAMNQQGVPKDASDRLALAMELVAGADAHGLPMEDLFIDPLVLPVNVAQDHAVEVLETIRQAKLLATPPPRTVVGLSNISQRMSERPLINRTFLVMAMAAGLDAAILDVEDEALLDAAATASILLNREVYCDSFLKVFRRR from the coding sequence TTGATTCTAATCGGTGAGCGGATCAACGGCATGTTCCGGGACATCCGGGAAGCCGTCCAGGAGCGGCGGCCCGGACCGGTGGCCGAGCGGGCCCGGCTGCAGGCCGGGGCCGGGGCGCACTATCTGGACCTCAGTACCGGTCCGGCGGTGGACGCCGGGGAACAGCCGGCGGTCATGGAGTGGCTGGTCCGGGTGGCGCAGGAAGCCACCGGATTGCCCTGCTGCCTCGATTCGGTGAACCCGGAGGCGATCGAGGCCGGGCTCCGGGTGCATCGGGGGAAGGCGCTCATCAACTCGACCAGCGCCGACCAGGAACGTATGGACCTCCTGTTTCCGTTGGCTTTGCGCTACGGCGCCGCGGTTATCGGTCTGGCTATGAACCAGCAGGGGGTGCCCAAGGACGCCTCCGACCGGCTGGCCCTGGCCATGGAACTGGTGGCCGGAGCCGACGCCCACGGTCTGCCGATGGAGGATCTCTTTATCGACCCGCTGGTGTTGCCGGTGAACGTAGCCCAGGACCACGCCGTGGAGGTCTTGGAAACCATCCGCCAGGCGAAATTGCTGGCCACGCCGCCCCCAAGGACCGTGGTGGGCTTAAGCAACATCTCCCAGCGAATGAGTGAGCGTCCACTGATCAACCGGACCTTCCTCGTGATGGCAATGGCCGCCGGCCTGGACGCGGCGATTCTGGACGTGGAAGACGAGGCTTTGCTGGACGCCGCCGCAACGGCGAGCATCTTGTTGAACCGGGAAGTTTACTGCGATTCCTTCCTGAAGGTGTTTAGAAGGAGATAG